In Bacillus toyonensis BCT-7112, a single window of DNA contains:
- a CDS encoding ABC transporter ATP-binding protein: MGNVVVKLENVRKKIGRTEIIRGLSFGVREGEVYGFLGPNGSGKTTTIRMMTGLISMTEGDITICGHSIRTEREKALEQIGAIVENPELYDYMTGMQNLKHFANMAITPINKERIAEIVKLVELEHAIHKKVKTYSLGMKQRLGIAQALLHQPKILILDEPTNGLDPAGIRQIRDYLQRLAKEENIAVIVSSHLLSEIELMCDRVVIIKQGEFVQEYNLHEQAKHDETVVVAFEVDEVQKANEIIKGKAQENVIVASVTKERIPQLVKKLVHADVLVYGVTVQNKTLEDEFLAITGGVKA; this comes from the coding sequence TTGGGAAATGTAGTAGTAAAATTAGAAAATGTTCGAAAAAAGATTGGTAGAACAGAAATTATTCGAGGTTTATCATTTGGGGTTCGAGAAGGGGAAGTGTACGGATTCCTTGGACCGAACGGTAGTGGTAAGACGACGACAATTCGTATGATGACAGGTCTTATTTCTATGACAGAAGGCGATATTACAATTTGTGGTCATAGCATTCGCACGGAACGTGAAAAGGCGTTAGAGCAAATTGGAGCGATTGTAGAAAATCCGGAACTATATGATTATATGACTGGTATGCAAAACTTAAAGCATTTTGCGAACATGGCAATTACACCTATTAATAAAGAGCGCATCGCTGAAATTGTAAAGCTTGTTGAATTAGAGCATGCAATTCATAAAAAGGTAAAAACATACTCACTTGGTATGAAACAACGTTTAGGAATTGCGCAGGCGTTACTTCATCAGCCGAAAATATTAATTTTAGATGAACCGACAAATGGATTAGATCCAGCTGGTATTCGCCAAATTCGTGATTATTTACAACGACTAGCGAAAGAAGAGAATATCGCGGTAATCGTATCGAGTCACTTATTAAGTGAAATTGAATTAATGTGTGATCGCGTCGTAATTATTAAACAAGGTGAGTTTGTACAAGAGTACAACTTACATGAACAAGCGAAACATGATGAGACAGTAGTAGTAGCGTTTGAAGTAGATGAAGTTCAGAAAGCGAATGAAATTATTAAAGGTAAAGCACAGGAGAATGTAATTGTGGCATCTGTAACAAAAGAGAGAATTCCACAGCTTGTAAAAAAACTTGTGCATGCTGATGTGCTTGTATATGGTGTTACCGTTCAAAATAAAACGTTAGAGGATGAATTCTTAGCGATTACTGGGGGAGTGAAAGCGTAA
- a CDS encoding ABC transporter permease, which yields MFKLIQNEFLKLHAKKGMYILIGVIAALEILGNLAMMKWGKGDEFKGSYLDYANSEIGLIVLFATIFGITLAARTLTDEFQKGTIKQLLIRPRKRLTVLFSKYITVLLAMLFIIFAGMFIATIIGGIVMDGSKTDLTLGIVLKTMLYQLVSPFFFATLAFFLANVFRKSVLPLIITLFLYFLQGAITIALMMFAKGVAKFVVFFHLDLRAYDSNKLVSGGMEPPFAEFTFTTSLLLLAAYFAVLLVASSALFQKRDVL from the coding sequence ATGTTTAAATTAATTCAAAATGAATTTTTAAAGTTACATGCGAAAAAAGGTATGTATATTTTAATCGGTGTCATTGCGGCACTCGAAATTTTAGGAAATTTAGCAATGATGAAGTGGGGAAAAGGTGATGAGTTTAAGGGGTCGTATTTAGATTATGCAAACTCAGAGATTGGTTTAATCGTTTTATTCGCAACAATTTTTGGGATCACACTTGCAGCCCGTACTCTTACTGATGAGTTCCAAAAAGGTACAATTAAACAATTGTTAATTCGTCCAAGAAAACGACTTACAGTTTTATTTTCTAAATATATTACTGTGTTATTAGCGATGCTATTTATCATATTTGCTGGTATGTTCATTGCAACGATTATTGGTGGTATTGTAATGGATGGTAGTAAAACAGATTTAACGTTAGGAATTGTTTTAAAAACGATGTTATATCAGCTTGTATCACCATTTTTCTTTGCAACACTTGCCTTTTTCTTAGCAAATGTATTTAGAAAATCCGTATTGCCATTAATTATTACGTTGTTCTTATATTTCTTGCAAGGAGCAATTACTATTGCACTAATGATGTTTGCAAAAGGTGTAGCGAAGTTTGTAGTATTCTTCCATTTAGATTTAAGAGCTTACGACAGTAATAAATTGGTAAGCGGTGGAATGGAGCCACCATTTGCAGAATTTACGTTTACAACTTCATTATTACTTTTAGCTGCATATTTTGCTGTATTACTTGTAGCATCAAGTGCATTATTCCAAAAACGTGACGTATTATAA
- a CDS encoding CPBP family intramembrane glutamic endopeptidase: protein MQYAFSRIRLRSFFGWMMIGLFLTMIPLGLSNVSDSTLEVISQITVFFVFPLFWLYVKANKNNVVFKSFFDKPGRLPWGLILLATIMGMIFSVGISHIQFYILAHTLPNFLVTMLEDGTVINTSNIYMTIFTFISACVLAPIMEEIIFRGFFLQRMAYKWGIKKAVIISSLIFGLGHFDVIGAFMFGVVMCLLYIKTKNIWTNIAVHALNNLIATSMQFVGGEEDTAISIPELQAQSNLWIGIGLTVVGLLWLIPYVWKQWRTVKEVGVPPVRFINEEKVVNASQENELYSQVIVTDRLMAVELPDEAVNKLRLEENDYVTVSVEEDKIVIKKAHDR, encoded by the coding sequence TTGCAATATGCATTTTCACGTATAAGACTACGTAGCTTTTTTGGATGGATGATGATAGGGTTGTTTCTTACGATGATTCCATTAGGTTTATCAAATGTTTCTGATAGCACGTTAGAGGTTATTTCACAAATAACTGTATTTTTTGTATTTCCGTTATTTTGGTTGTACGTAAAAGCGAATAAAAATAATGTTGTTTTTAAAAGTTTCTTTGATAAGCCAGGACGTTTACCGTGGGGACTCATTTTATTAGCAACGATAATGGGAATGATTTTTTCAGTCGGTATATCTCATATTCAATTTTACATATTAGCACATACGTTACCGAATTTCTTAGTTACCATGTTAGAAGATGGAACTGTTATTAATACGAGTAACATATATATGACGATATTTACTTTCATTTCAGCATGTGTATTAGCACCTATTATGGAAGAGATTATTTTTAGGGGATTCTTTTTACAGCGAATGGCTTATAAATGGGGAATTAAAAAAGCTGTAATTATATCTTCACTTATTTTTGGTTTAGGACACTTTGATGTTATTGGTGCTTTCATGTTTGGTGTTGTTATGTGCCTTTTATACATAAAAACGAAAAATATATGGACGAATATTGCTGTGCATGCTCTTAATAATTTAATTGCGACAAGTATGCAATTTGTCGGTGGAGAAGAAGATACTGCAATCTCAATTCCTGAATTACAAGCACAAAGTAATTTATGGATTGGTATCGGTCTTACAGTTGTTGGGTTACTTTGGTTAATTCCTTATGTTTGGAAACAATGGCGTACAGTAAAAGAAGTGGGTGTGCCACCAGTGCGCTTCATAAATGAAGAAAAGGTAGTGAATGCATCACAAGAAAATGAATTGTATAGTCAAGTGATCGTAACAGATAGATTGATGGCTGTAGAACTACCAGATGAAGCGGTAAATAAGCTTCGGTTAGAAGAAAATGATTATGTAACAGTTTCTGTAGAAGAAGATAAAATCGTTATAAAAAAAGCACATGATAGATAA
- a CDS encoding DUF3913 family protein codes for MKIWFYEKTAQLDDLLGIWDNVPTIPRIGEKVELLKTVRTVTDIKYVKNGNNFRVEIITN; via the coding sequence TTGAAAATCTGGTTTTATGAAAAAACAGCACAATTAGATGACTTGCTTGGTATTTGGGACAATGTTCCGACGATCCCTCGAATTGGTGAAAAAGTGGAGCTTTTAAAAACTGTCCGCACTGTTACAGATATTAAATATGTAAAGAACGGTAATAATTTTCGTGTAGAAATTATTACGAATTAA
- a CDS encoding Lrp/AsnC family transcriptional regulator translates to MQLDRVDRKILNELYNDSRLSMRELAKRVNLSAPSTTERVRKLESEGIIQKYTIDIDYKKAGLVLDCILEITLKNGDTTRMQQFIQSYPSASFCYRVTGSLCYIVKISVPSLVELEEFINDVSSYATTVSHIVLSEVSLTPDIEHIFPEN, encoded by the coding sequence ATGCAACTAGACCGTGTTGATCGAAAGATTTTAAATGAATTATATAATGATAGTCGCCTTTCCATGCGCGAATTAGCAAAGCGAGTAAACTTATCCGCTCCGTCTACTACAGAACGTGTTCGTAAACTTGAAAGTGAAGGAATTATTCAAAAATACACAATCGATATTGATTATAAAAAAGCAGGACTTGTTTTAGATTGTATTTTAGAAATCACTTTAAAAAATGGTGATACAACACGTATGCAACAGTTTATCCAATCTTATCCATCTGCAAGTTTTTGTTACCGAGTAACAGGAAGCTTATGCTACATTGTAAAAATTTCTGTTCCTTCACTCGTTGAACTTGAAGAATTTATCAATGATGTTTCTTCATATGCAACGACAGTTTCTCATATCGTATTATCAGAAGTATCTCTTACTCCAGACATTGAGCATATCTTCCCAGAAAATTAA
- a CDS encoding cysteine hydrolase family protein, protein MINQIALIIIDVQKAFQLPYWGERNNLFAEENMKSLLEEWRRRKRPVFHIQHVNKENVQSMFYQQAETVNFKEEVKPLRDEIIIQKSVNSAFIGTNLEEQLREKKCNTVVIVGLTTNHCVETTTRMAGNLGFTTYLVSDATATFNRKGLDGAEYSAEDIHNMTLVNLHDEFAKIVTTEDILKLF, encoded by the coding sequence ATGATTAATCAAATAGCACTTATCATAATTGATGTACAAAAGGCGTTTCAATTACCATACTGGGGGGAGCGAAATAATCTTTTTGCTGAAGAAAATATGAAAAGTTTATTAGAAGAATGGAGAAGAAGGAAGCGACCAGTTTTTCATATTCAACATGTAAATAAAGAAAATGTTCAGTCGATGTTTTATCAACAAGCAGAAACAGTAAACTTTAAAGAAGAAGTGAAACCACTGCGAGATGAAATAATTATCCAGAAATCCGTTAATAGCGCGTTCATTGGGACAAATTTAGAAGAACAATTAAGAGAGAAAAAATGTAATACGGTAGTGATTGTAGGATTAACAACAAATCATTGTGTGGAGACTACAACACGGATGGCAGGTAATTTAGGATTTACAACGTATTTAGTGAGCGATGCGACGGCTACATTCAATCGGAAAGGTCTGGACGGGGCAGAGTATAGTGCAGAGGACATTCACAATATGACACTTGTAAACTTACATGATGAATTTGCTAAAATCGTTACGACTGAAGATATCTTAAAATTATTTTAA
- a CDS encoding SseB family protein, translating to MEQISVKKIEKVLVLAGEDKQKQKEFYELLLSTEFYVAGSLEAEDGATEGTLRLRHFQGEGRWIVPFFTQLKFVKDVLPEGTPLITIRGKELFGGIEKDATAVLNVGTDISKTFIPEEIADIASGRIFNYYK from the coding sequence ATGGAGCAAATTTCAGTAAAGAAAATAGAAAAAGTACTCGTTTTAGCAGGTGAGGATAAACAAAAGCAAAAGGAATTTTATGAATTGCTCTTATCAACGGAGTTTTATGTTGCTGGTTCACTTGAAGCAGAAGACGGGGCAACGGAAGGAACACTTCGTTTGCGTCATTTCCAAGGAGAGGGTAGATGGATCGTTCCGTTCTTTACACAATTGAAATTTGTAAAAGATGTGTTGCCAGAAGGTACACCCCTTATTACGATACGTGGAAAAGAATTATTTGGTGGCATTGAGAAGGATGCAACAGCTGTATTAAATGTTGGTACTGATATAAGTAAAACATTTATTCCGGAAGAAATTGCAGATATCGCATCTGGACGAATTTTTAATTATTATAAGTAA